From a single Fulvivirga ulvae genomic region:
- a CDS encoding PD-(D/E)XK nuclease family protein, translating into MKTFLQQVAQKLVNDHGKNLGSVTVIFPNRRAGLFFREHIKQEITGPVWSPRILSFQDFIAYQSSSQIADKLFLTHRLFEVYTKVMKTGEGFDRFYYWGQMLLKDFDDIDKYLVNPENLYTNLSRQKQLDLTFDFLQPEQKEIIQRFWQGFDKSKSEEKERFEFVWDRLYKVYASFQKSLKDESLAYEGMQYRYVADNIGKINFRNIDGPVVFAGFNALNLAEEKIISWFIKNRQASIVWDLDDYYMRNRHQEAGHFLRGYKETNTFAPSFPKENPLYLEGDEKQINIIGVPQHVGQAKVVGQKLGQLLRENPGMDLRKIAVVLADEALLFPVLHSLPEEVEAINVTMGFPLAYAPVNSLIEHILDLQKAIRKDPDGHVLYNFKPVLAIIKHPMIVPHNPQGLERLAEDIIKNNKVFLTDADFIDEPVIRSIFKPAEDNLITYLSDILLALHGLSEREENTMEVEYIHHFYQILNRYAELLQAVGQKTDLASFSRLFKQLVRTERLPFTGEPLKGLQIMGVLETRNLDFEHVFVLSMNEDFFPSQGGKHSFVPYNLRKAYGLPNYDQQDAIYAYLFYRLLQRPKHIDLYYNTEGNDLGGEEMSRFLQQLIHESNLKINMQVLANYAEIDDSRIIAIDKDELVIQSLSRFLETAQRPPLKRLSPSALNTYLDCRLMFYFRYVADLYEQDDMDEDVDARSLGNVLHYAMEVLYLDYLDVHKGKQFIEKSDVKALKKRIDDAAVKAFRQQFAVNEDRKFYFEGKNIIAKEIIKDFMKSILMLDEQYAPFEFIGAEQKYELDLKIDNDISNEKEPIKVGLRGTIDRLDKKNGKVRLIDYKTGQDKHLFENIEELFDRKKKNKAAFQTFYYALLYQYKKQPTDLMVPAVFNKDALFMGEDVMLRHKTMGKVDNAAIFLDEYTALLKELIGEIFNPLVPFDQTDDESKCKFCVYSGICERG; encoded by the coding sequence ATGAAAACATTCCTACAGCAGGTAGCGCAGAAACTGGTAAATGATCATGGCAAGAACCTCGGTTCAGTAACCGTGATATTTCCCAACAGAAGGGCAGGTTTGTTTTTTCGTGAACATATAAAACAGGAAATCACCGGGCCAGTGTGGTCGCCGAGAATTCTTTCGTTTCAGGATTTTATTGCTTATCAGTCTTCTTCACAAATCGCCGATAAGCTGTTTCTGACGCACAGGCTTTTTGAGGTCTATACCAAAGTAATGAAAACGGGTGAAGGCTTCGACCGGTTTTATTACTGGGGGCAGATGCTGCTCAAGGATTTTGATGACATTGATAAGTACCTGGTAAACCCTGAGAACCTGTACACTAACCTAAGCAGACAGAAACAGCTCGATCTCACTTTTGATTTTCTACAACCGGAGCAGAAGGAAATCATTCAACGGTTTTGGCAGGGGTTTGATAAAAGTAAATCTGAAGAAAAGGAGCGCTTTGAGTTTGTATGGGACCGCCTCTATAAAGTATACGCCAGTTTTCAGAAGTCCCTTAAGGACGAAAGCCTGGCCTATGAGGGTATGCAATACCGGTATGTGGCAGACAATATAGGTAAGATAAATTTCAGGAATATCGACGGCCCGGTGGTATTTGCTGGTTTCAATGCTTTAAACCTGGCCGAAGAAAAGATCATAAGCTGGTTTATTAAAAACAGGCAGGCCAGCATAGTATGGGACCTGGATGATTACTACATGAGGAACAGGCACCAGGAAGCAGGCCATTTCCTCAGAGGCTACAAGGAAACCAATACATTTGCACCGTCTTTTCCTAAAGAAAACCCCTTATATCTCGAAGGTGACGAGAAACAGATCAACATTATCGGTGTGCCTCAACATGTAGGACAAGCTAAAGTAGTAGGGCAGAAGCTGGGGCAGTTGCTCAGGGAAAATCCGGGTATGGACCTTCGCAAGATCGCCGTTGTGCTGGCGGATGAGGCGCTGCTTTTTCCGGTACTACATTCTTTACCGGAAGAGGTGGAAGCCATCAACGTTACCATGGGGTTCCCTCTGGCATACGCACCGGTCAACAGCCTCATAGAGCATATACTGGATCTGCAAAAGGCTATCCGCAAAGATCCCGACGGCCATGTACTTTATAACTTCAAACCTGTACTGGCGATCATCAAGCACCCGATGATTGTGCCACATAACCCGCAGGGGCTGGAGCGCCTGGCGGAAGACATCATTAAAAACAATAAAGTATTTCTCACCGATGCTGATTTCATCGATGAACCTGTGATCAGAAGCATATTTAAGCCGGCTGAGGACAATCTCATTACTTATTTGTCGGACATCCTGCTGGCACTGCACGGCCTCTCAGAGCGGGAAGAGAATACCATGGAGGTTGAATACATCCATCATTTTTATCAGATATTGAACCGCTATGCCGAGTTGCTGCAGGCGGTAGGGCAGAAGACGGATTTGGCTTCTTTCAGCCGGCTGTTCAAGCAGTTGGTAAGGACTGAGCGGCTTCCGTTTACCGGTGAGCCGTTGAAGGGGTTGCAGATCATGGGTGTGCTGGAAACGCGTAATCTCGATTTTGAACATGTATTTGTGCTGAGTATGAATGAAGACTTTTTTCCTTCACAGGGAGGTAAGCATTCATTTGTACCCTACAACCTGAGAAAGGCGTATGGCCTGCCTAACTATGATCAGCAGGATGCTATATATGCTTACCTGTTTTACCGGTTGCTTCAACGGCCAAAGCATATTGACCTTTATTACAATACCGAAGGCAATGACCTCGGGGGAGAGGAGATGAGCCGCTTTTTGCAACAGCTTATCCACGAATCAAACCTAAAGATCAATATGCAGGTGCTGGCGAACTATGCTGAGATTGATGACTCAAGGATTATTGCCATTGATAAAGATGAGCTGGTTATACAGAGCTTATCTCGCTTTCTGGAAACAGCCCAGCGCCCTCCTTTAAAGAGGCTTTCCCCTTCGGCACTCAATACCTACCTGGATTGCCGGTTGATGTTCTATTTCCGCTATGTGGCCGACCTTTATGAGCAGGATGATATGGACGAGGATGTGGACGCGAGGTCGTTAGGTAATGTGCTACATTACGCCATGGAGGTGCTTTACCTGGATTATCTGGACGTGCATAAGGGCAAGCAGTTCATTGAAAAATCTGATGTTAAAGCACTGAAAAAGAGGATTGATGATGCGGCTGTCAAGGCTTTCAGACAGCAGTTTGCCGTAAATGAAGATAGGAAATTCTACTTTGAAGGGAAAAACATCATTGCTAAAGAGATCATCAAGGATTTTATGAAGAGCATACTAATGCTTGATGAACAGTATGCGCCATTTGAGTTTATTGGTGCTGAGCAAAAGTATGAACTGGACCTGAAAATTGACAACGACATCAGTAACGAGAAGGAGCCCATTAAGGTTGGCCTAAGAGGTACCATAGACCGGCTGGATAAAAAGAACGGGAAAGTCAGGCTGATCGACTATAAAACTGGCCAGGACAAGCATCTTTTTGAAAATATTGAGGAGCTTTTTGACAGGAAGAAGAAAAACAAAGCAGCGTTTCAAACCTTTTACTATGCCTTGCTTTACCAATATAAAAAGCAGCCTACTGATTTAATGGTGCCCGCAGTTTTCAATAAAGATGCCCTGTTTATGGGGGAAGATGTAATGCTCCGGCATAAAACCATGGGCAAGGTTGACAATGCTGCAATATTTCTTGATGAATACACGGCTTTACTCAAAGAATTGATCGGTGAGATATTTAACCCATTAGTACCGTTTGATCAGACAGATGATGAGTCGAAGTGTAAATTTTGCGTCTATTCCGGAATCTGCGAGAGAGGATAG
- a CDS encoding UvrD-helicase domain-containing protein, with product MSQKKFVIYRSSAGSGKTYTLTKEYLKLALKSNRYFRHILAVTFTNKAMQEMKNRIIQKLDEFGHGKFDSMAEELMQYSGLDSYTFEQKCSELLTEILHGYSHFSVSTIDTFFQKVIRSFAKELGLAGSYRLELNFDLILIQIVDDLLLEVTDNKQIRDWLIKFARENLQEGSNWDVRKNIRQLAQEIFAENFKSIEDEIAEQDKNLTRQLKSSVDEIITAFEEQMDEYGRSGLELMDKYGVTVADFYRGAKGVMFHLHKICKDQKKYAPTAILTNALDGTGSWYSKTSKKADVLDAVLGNGLEALLNDTVRYYEERHTLYNTALQIKKFIYGYGLLADLTRKLQEYKKENDVMLISDATRFLKELVKDSDTPFVYEKVGSFYNHYLIDEFQDTSGFQWDSFRPLVEDSLAQGYKNLVVGDIKQSIYRWRGGDWDLLLNKIEQDIGQERTANEVLDTNFRSEANIVNFNNSLFKRISAAMMSEGGTVDSEEWQVLNKVYEDTYQHIAPHKQARPGGYVNITFLQDDEDEKWKDQVAERLPLIVEELQDKGVPLKDIAILVRRNKEGKDVADFLSDYEQSGKAKEGYRYDVVSNESLFLAASPAVRVVIAALRHLHDRKDKVVKAELVYEYRKAIKKDEIPLSKLFQSVSVREFADFFPPEFLEKLHALLYLPFYELVETLINIFEANKLAGQFAYLQTFQDLILKFSQNEKGDISSFLEWWEERASKESIKVADDLDAMRILTIHKAKGLEYPAVIVPFCDWEIDHQRSPIMWSATDQVPFNVGHLPMKYKKDLMDTFYQEAYEEEKIKAHLDNLNILYVVFTRAVHNLWVFAPDNKKCISKVLRNVLDDGDFELKEHWSGENNVFEYGDRQFEFKSRHEPTAPGVTLDHYQHFDWRKRITVKQSAEGFVEVDEARTKINYGILMHRLLSKIAVKEDRDRAITALYYEEGLNDEQKLQIECLIDELLANETAGSWFGGGWKVYNEMPILTPADEFRPDRVLLKDDVAIIIDYKTGLPKAADRKQMQHYKQLLGEMGYSKVQAYLWYLGDNKVEAVG from the coding sequence ATGTCTCAAAAGAAATTTGTCATTTATCGATCATCTGCCGGCTCAGGAAAGACCTATACCCTGACAAAGGAGTATCTTAAACTGGCATTGAAGAGCAATCGGTATTTTAGGCACATTCTGGCCGTTACATTTACTAACAAGGCCATGCAGGAAATGAAAAACCGTATCATTCAAAAGCTGGATGAATTCGGGCATGGTAAGTTTGACAGCATGGCGGAAGAGCTGATGCAGTACTCCGGCCTGGATAGCTATACTTTTGAGCAAAAGTGCAGCGAACTGCTTACAGAGATCCTTCATGGATATTCGCATTTTTCAGTCAGTACCATCGATACTTTTTTTCAGAAGGTGATCAGGAGCTTTGCCAAAGAGCTGGGGCTGGCCGGCAGCTACCGGCTGGAGCTGAATTTTGACCTGATCCTTATTCAAATTGTAGATGATCTGCTGCTAGAAGTAACGGACAATAAGCAAATCAGGGACTGGCTGATAAAATTTGCCAGAGAAAACTTGCAGGAGGGTAGCAACTGGGATGTGCGGAAAAATATTCGCCAACTGGCGCAGGAGATCTTTGCAGAGAATTTCAAAAGTATAGAAGATGAAATAGCGGAGCAGGATAAAAACCTTACGCGCCAGTTAAAGAGTTCGGTGGACGAAATCATCACGGCCTTTGAGGAGCAAATGGACGAATACGGCAGGTCAGGGCTGGAGCTGATGGATAAATATGGAGTGACGGTAGCGGACTTCTATCGGGGAGCAAAGGGAGTAATGTTCCACTTGCATAAGATTTGTAAAGACCAGAAGAAGTATGCCCCAACAGCTATCCTTACCAATGCACTTGATGGCACGGGGAGCTGGTATTCAAAAACCTCAAAAAAAGCAGATGTGCTGGACGCAGTGTTGGGCAATGGCCTGGAAGCTTTACTTAACGATACTGTGCGCTATTATGAGGAGAGGCATACCTTGTACAACACCGCTTTGCAGATTAAGAAATTCATTTATGGCTACGGGCTGCTGGCCGACCTCACACGGAAGCTCCAGGAATATAAAAAGGAGAATGACGTGATGCTGATATCCGATGCTACTCGCTTCCTAAAAGAGCTTGTGAAGGATTCGGATACGCCCTTTGTATATGAAAAAGTAGGGTCTTTTTATAATCACTATCTGATTGATGAGTTTCAGGATACTTCGGGATTTCAGTGGGATAGTTTCCGGCCTTTGGTGGAAGATAGTTTGGCGCAGGGCTATAAGAATCTTGTGGTAGGGGACATAAAACAATCCATCTACCGCTGGCGTGGCGGGGATTGGGACCTTTTGCTGAACAAAATAGAGCAGGATATAGGGCAGGAGCGTACGGCCAATGAAGTGCTGGATACCAACTTTAGAAGTGAAGCCAACATTGTGAACTTCAATAACAGCCTTTTTAAAAGAATATCGGCCGCCATGATGAGCGAAGGTGGTACTGTAGACTCTGAGGAGTGGCAGGTTTTAAATAAGGTGTATGAAGACACTTACCAACACATAGCGCCCCACAAACAGGCGAGGCCGGGAGGTTATGTTAATATCACCTTTTTGCAGGATGACGAGGATGAAAAGTGGAAGGACCAGGTGGCGGAGCGTCTCCCTTTGATAGTGGAGGAACTACAGGACAAAGGCGTTCCATTAAAAGATATAGCTATACTTGTAAGGCGTAACAAAGAAGGGAAGGATGTAGCTGATTTCCTTTCTGACTACGAGCAGTCAGGCAAAGCCAAAGAGGGTTACCGGTACGATGTAGTATCCAATGAATCACTGTTTTTGGCAGCTTCACCCGCGGTAAGGGTTGTCATAGCCGCACTCCGGCATTTGCACGACAGAAAAGACAAGGTGGTAAAGGCCGAACTGGTTTATGAATACCGGAAAGCCATTAAAAAGGACGAAATTCCTTTGAGTAAACTATTCCAAAGTGTATCAGTCCGGGAGTTTGCCGATTTTTTTCCTCCGGAGTTTCTTGAAAAGCTACATGCGCTGTTGTACTTGCCGTTTTACGAACTTGTAGAAACGCTGATCAACATCTTTGAGGCCAATAAACTGGCCGGGCAATTTGCCTACCTTCAAACTTTTCAGGACCTGATATTGAAATTTTCGCAAAATGAAAAAGGGGACATTTCATCTTTCCTGGAGTGGTGGGAGGAGCGTGCTTCCAAGGAAAGTATTAAAGTGGCCGATGACCTTGATGCCATGCGGATATTGACGATACACAAAGCCAAGGGACTGGAATATCCGGCAGTAATTGTGCCTTTTTGTGACTGGGAAATTGATCATCAGCGCTCACCGATCATGTGGAGTGCAACGGATCAGGTGCCATTTAATGTGGGACACCTTCCTATGAAATACAAAAAGGATTTGATGGACACCTTTTATCAGGAAGCTTATGAGGAAGAAAAGATCAAGGCACACCTGGATAACCTGAACATACTCTATGTGGTATTTACCCGAGCCGTTCATAACCTTTGGGTATTTGCCCCGGATAATAAAAAGTGCATTTCAAAGGTGCTGAGAAATGTGCTGGATGATGGTGATTTTGAGTTGAAGGAGCATTGGAGTGGTGAAAATAATGTTTTCGAATATGGTGACCGCCAATTTGAGTTTAAAAGCAGGCATGAGCCAACAGCCCCAGGGGTTACGCTTGATCATTACCAGCATTTTGACTGGCGAAAACGAATTACCGTGAAACAGTCGGCAGAGGGGTTCGTGGAAGTAGATGAGGCAAGAACGAAAATCAACTATGGTATTTTAATGCACCGGCTGCTATCCAAAATAGCTGTAAAGGAAGACAGGGACAGGGCCATTACGGCTTTGTATTACGAGGAAGGGCTGAATGACGAACAAAAGCTTCAAATTGAGTGCCTGATAGATGAATTGTTGGCCAATGAAACGGCGGGATCATGGTTTGGAGGGGGCTGGAAGGTTTATAATGAGATGCCTATTCTTACGCCTGCTGATGAATTCCGGCCGGATAGGGTACTGTTGAAGGATGATGTTGCGATTATTATTGATTACAAGACCGGACTCCCCAAAGCTGCTGACAGGAAGCAGATGCAGCATTATAAACAGTTGCTGGGTGAAATGGGGTATAGTAAAGTGCAGGCCTATTTGTGGTATCTTGGTGATAATAAAGTGGAAGCGGTGGGGTAA
- the fabD gene encoding ACP S-malonyltransferase, with the protein MTAYVFPGQGAQFPGMGKELYESNAKAKELFERANEILGFRITDIMFEGTADELKQTKVTQPAIFLHSVVLAETTEDFKPDMVAGHSLGEFSALVANKTLSFEDGLRLVSQRAMAMQKACEMNPSTMAAVLALDDAKVEEICEGIDEVVVAANYNCPGQLVISGTNKGIEIACERMKEAGAKRALPLPVGGAFHSPLMEPAREELAEAIRNTTFSQPICPVYQNVNAKPSTNVDEIKENLISQLTAPVRWTQSVQQMVADGATRFVECGPGKVLQGLVKKIASDVEVSGL; encoded by the coding sequence ATGACAGCATATGTATTCCCCGGTCAAGGGGCGCAGTTCCCCGGAATGGGTAAAGAGCTTTATGAAAGTAATGCAAAAGCCAAGGAGCTATTTGAGAGAGCCAATGAGATCCTTGGTTTCAGAATAACGGATATAATGTTTGAAGGCACGGCCGATGAGCTTAAGCAAACCAAGGTGACTCAGCCTGCTATATTTTTGCACTCAGTAGTACTGGCCGAAACCACTGAAGACTTTAAACCGGATATGGTTGCCGGACACTCCCTGGGTGAATTTTCTGCTTTAGTGGCCAACAAAACCCTGTCTTTTGAAGATGGCCTGAGGCTGGTATCTCAAAGGGCTATGGCCATGCAAAAAGCATGTGAAATGAACCCTTCAACCATGGCAGCAGTACTAGCGCTGGATGACGCTAAAGTCGAAGAGATTTGCGAAGGAATCGATGAGGTGGTGGTAGCTGCTAACTACAATTGCCCGGGACAATTGGTTATTTCAGGTACTAACAAAGGAATTGAAATTGCCTGTGAGCGTATGAAGGAAGCCGGAGCAAAAAGGGCACTGCCTTTACCCGTAGGTGGAGCATTCCACTCTCCTCTGATGGAGCCGGCCCGTGAAGAATTGGCCGAAGCGATTAGAAATACTACATTCAGCCAGCCCATTTGCCCTGTTTACCAAAACGTGAATGCCAAACCGTCGACTAATGTAGATGAGATCAAGGAAAACCTGATTTCACAACTTACCGCGCCTGTTAGGTGGACACAATCAGTACAGCAAATGGTTGCGGACGGAGCTACCAGGTTCGTAGAGTGTGGACCTGGTAAGGTTTTGCAGGGTCTTGTGAAAAAGATTGCTTCCGATGTAGAAGTAAGTGGTCTCTGA
- a CDS encoding thiol-disulfide oxidoreductase DCC family protein: MGTYSPLTNVIHGKDLILFDGVCNLCNGTVNFVLDRDHVKRFVFGSLQSEKSKEILLSYNYDPEALNSIVVITKSGKLMDKSDAALHIARQLPGGWKLLYIFKILPRFIRDAVYDLIAANRYKWFGRQDACRMPNPELKQRFLDAY, encoded by the coding sequence ATGGGTACATATAGTCCGTTGACAAATGTAATCCACGGTAAAGATCTCATCTTATTTGATGGAGTTTGTAACCTGTGCAATGGAACAGTCAATTTTGTGCTTGACAGAGATCATGTAAAAAGGTTTGTTTTTGGATCACTACAATCAGAGAAGTCCAAAGAGATATTACTCAGCTACAATTATGATCCTGAGGCTTTAAATAGCATAGTGGTCATTACAAAATCAGGCAAGCTAATGGACAAAAGCGATGCAGCCCTTCACATCGCCAGGCAGCTTCCGGGAGGCTGGAAGTTACTTTACATATTCAAAATTTTACCCCGCTTCATACGCGATGCTGTTTATGATCTGATCGCTGCCAACCGGTACAAATGGTTTGGCAGACAGGATGCATGCAGGATGCCCAACCCTGAATTGAAACAAAGATTTTTAGATGCTTATTAA
- a CDS encoding gliding motility-associated C-terminal domain-containing protein, with protein MATHLRAGEIIVERVNCQSLTFRITIIVFTDTGSEVKFGDGFLDFGDGTDPIQLPQIDNNDRSDLGPQVATASFTIEHTYSSPGKYVIGYVEPNRNEGVLNIDNSVNTTFYVETEINIDPFLGCNNSPVLLIPPIDRACPGVAFFHNPGAYDPDGDSIAFELVIPKKEVGTVVDGYVDPNAQGFYENFNQGNENLNGPPTFSINPVTGELKWDAPGAIGEYNVAFIVKEYRKINGDWFKLGFVTRDMQIIVEDCDNERPELQIPEDICVEAGETIDEVIFGTDPNNDNVKIEAFSQVFDLGASVDPDDGSFQPSNPPAELRFTWETECLDIRDQPYQVVFKITDNPAEGPKLVSFATWNITVVGPKPDFTSVQQDGQGILLNWDPYICPNADQIQIWRRVDSNPYTPDDCETGIRENAGYKMINEIDASATSYKDLNLAAAAKYCYRLVATFAQPAGGESIVSDELCFEFVPAEDPIITNVSVEKTGESNGEILVAWREPYEIDDVVYPRPYIYKVYRAEGFTGDANMVEVHSVEIATATTDKLEFRDTGLNTTDKVYNYRIELEAPNAVVGDEDPIFSAVASSVRLEPVPQFQRIELRWSAEVPWSNVIPFPPDSRHLIYRGELGDTDAELQLIDEVDVNLNGFVYVDSGQFNNTPLRDDQVYCYKILTKGTYGNPAISTPLLNFSQMVCAQPSDSIPPCAPKLTLTGLTCEEFVKNQRCDLANAIYRNVLNWSTEFIDNCQDDVSVYELYYASTQGAEFQLLASVKDTFYIHDEFSAVPLGNSFKGCYKVKAIDRSGNESEFSEDFCVDNCYKYVLPNIITPGNGDEMNDVFRPFGAESFEKHQTDLCVRFVESVDFRVFNRWGTQVYSYKGRAGTENTIFINWDGKSDDGNELSSGVYFYEANVTYDTVDPENATERLKGWVHIVR; from the coding sequence ATGGCAACACACTTGAGAGCAGGAGAGATTATAGTAGAGCGTGTCAATTGCCAAAGCCTTACATTCCGCATCACCATTATAGTATTTACCGATACCGGTTCTGAAGTCAAATTCGGCGACGGTTTTCTGGATTTTGGTGACGGTACTGATCCCATTCAGTTACCACAGATAGATAATAATGATCGTTCGGATCTCGGCCCTCAGGTGGCCACTGCTTCCTTCACTATTGAACATACCTATTCCTCGCCCGGCAAATATGTTATTGGCTATGTGGAGCCCAACCGTAATGAAGGTGTATTGAATATTGATAACTCGGTTAATACCACATTTTATGTTGAGACAGAAATCAATATTGACCCGTTCCTGGGTTGTAACAATTCCCCGGTTTTACTTATTCCTCCCATAGACAGAGCTTGTCCAGGGGTGGCTTTCTTCCACAATCCCGGAGCTTATGATCCTGATGGGGATAGTATAGCCTTTGAATTGGTTATTCCTAAAAAGGAGGTCGGTACTGTAGTGGACGGCTATGTAGACCCTAATGCCCAGGGCTTTTATGAAAACTTTAACCAGGGTAATGAAAACCTGAATGGTCCTCCTACATTTAGTATCAACCCTGTTACCGGTGAGCTGAAATGGGATGCACCAGGAGCCATTGGTGAATACAATGTTGCTTTTATTGTTAAAGAATACAGGAAAATCAATGGCGATTGGTTCAAGCTTGGTTTTGTAACCAGAGATATGCAAATCATAGTTGAGGATTGCGATAATGAAAGGCCTGAACTGCAAATACCTGAAGACATATGTGTGGAAGCGGGTGAAACTATAGACGAGGTAATATTTGGAACAGATCCCAATAATGATAATGTTAAAATAGAGGCGTTCTCTCAGGTATTTGACCTTGGTGCAAGCGTTGACCCTGATGACGGTTCATTCCAGCCTTCAAACCCTCCTGCAGAACTGAGGTTTACCTGGGAAACTGAGTGTCTTGATATCAGGGACCAGCCGTATCAGGTGGTATTCAAAATTACAGACAATCCTGCTGAAGGACCGAAGTTGGTAAGCTTCGCTACCTGGAATATCACAGTTGTGGGACCGAAGCCGGATTTTACTTCCGTACAGCAGGACGGTCAGGGTATTTTACTTAACTGGGATCCGTACATCTGCCCCAATGCCGATCAGATACAGATATGGAGAAGAGTAGACAGCAACCCTTACACTCCTGATGATTGTGAAACAGGAATACGAGAAAATGCAGGATACAAAATGATTAATGAAATAGACGCCAGTGCTACTTCATACAAAGACCTTAACCTTGCAGCCGCAGCCAAATACTGCTACAGACTGGTGGCAACTTTTGCACAGCCTGCCGGTGGGGAGAGTATTGTCTCTGATGAACTTTGTTTTGAATTTGTTCCTGCGGAAGATCCTATAATCACCAATGTATCCGTAGAGAAAACCGGTGAATCGAATGGAGAGATATTAGTTGCCTGGAGAGAACCCTACGAAATTGATGATGTGGTGTATCCTCGGCCATATATTTATAAAGTCTACAGAGCCGAAGGGTTTACCGGAGATGCTAATATGGTGGAAGTACATAGTGTGGAAATAGCAACTGCCACTACCGATAAGCTGGAGTTCAGGGATACAGGATTGAACACTACCGATAAAGTATATAATTACCGAATAGAACTTGAGGCTCCAAATGCAGTAGTAGGTGATGAGGACCCGATCTTTTCAGCGGTGGCTTCTTCAGTTAGACTGGAGCCGGTACCTCAGTTTCAGAGGATAGAGCTACGCTGGAGTGCCGAAGTTCCGTGGTCCAACGTTATTCCGTTCCCTCCCGATAGCCGACATTTAATCTACAGAGGGGAGTTGGGTGATACTGATGCGGAATTGCAATTAATCGATGAGGTAGATGTAAACTTAAATGGCTTTGTTTATGTAGACTCTGGTCAGTTTAATAATACTCCTTTAAGGGATGATCAGGTGTATTGCTACAAAATACTTACGAAAGGAACCTATGGTAATCCTGCCATTAGCACACCTCTTTTAAATTTCTCTCAGATGGTCTGTGCACAGCCGAGTGATTCCATACCTCCGTGTGCTCCAAAGTTAACCCTGACCGGGCTCACTTGTGAAGAATTTGTTAAAAACCAGCGGTGTGATCTGGCCAACGCGATATACCGAAATGTATTAAACTGGTCTACTGAATTTATTGATAATTGCCAGGATGATGTTAGTGTTTACGAACTTTATTACGCCAGCACTCAGGGGGCGGAATTTCAGTTACTAGCCTCAGTGAAAGATACCTTCTATATACATGACGAATTTAGTGCGGTTCCTTTGGGTAACTCTTTCAAGGGATGCTACAAAGTAAAGGCTATAGACCGGTCTGGCAATGAAAGTGAGTTTAGTGAAGATTTTTGTGTCGATAACTGCTATAAATATGTATTGCCCAATATTATTACACCGGGAAATGGAGATGAAATGAATGATGTTTTCAGGCCATTCGGAGCGGAATCTTTTGAAAAACACCAAACTGATCTATGTGTGAGGTTTGTAGAGTCGGTGGATTTCAGGGTATTCAACCGATGGGGTACACAGGTTTATTCATATAAGGGAAGAGCAGGTACCGAAAACACCATATTTATTAACTGGGATGGCAAGAGTGACGATGGTAATGAACTTTCATCAGGTGTATACTTCTATGAAGCTAACGTTACCTATGACACGGTCGATCCTGAGAATGCCACAGAACGGCTAAAAGGATGGGTACATATAGTCCGTTGA